ACCTCGAAGCAGCGGATCGTCTACGATCCGGTCGCGAAGATCCCCGCGATCGTGCGCGACGTCCGATCGCACATACCGCAGACCAGCGTCTACAACAACGACCTCGTCGAGGTGAAGCTCATCAAAGCGCGCTGAGTGTACCTGCCGCCGGCGTTCGAGGTCACCGACCGCGCGTGGATCGCCGAGCTCATCGCGCGCCACCCATTCGCGCTGCTGGTCACGGGAGAGGCGTATCCGCGCGCATCGCATCTCCCGATCGTCGCGCAAGCGAGTGACGACGGGCTGCGGCTCGTCGGCCACGTCGCCGCGGCGAATCCGCACGCGGAGTCGATCCGGCAAGGAGCGCCGGCGACGATCGTCTTTGAGGGAGCGCACGCGTACGTCTCGGCCTCGTGGTACGAGCGGCCCTACGAGACCGTGCCCACGTGGAACTACACGGCGGTGCACGTCGCCGGCCGCCTGCGCGAGTGCGACGCGCGCGACGCTCTGCAGCTCCTCATCGACCGAGTCGAGGGTGACGAACCGGGCGCATGGGATCCCGCGAATCTCGACCCGGATTATCTCGCCAACCAGATTCGCGGAATCGTCGCGTTCGAGTTGCGCGCGGAGCGCGTGCTCGCAAAAGCAAAGCTGAGCCAGAACCGCACCGAGAGCGATCGCCGCCGCGTCATTGCCAAGCTCGTCGCATCGTCCGACCAGACCGAGCGGGAGTGCGGCGAGGCGATGCTCGGCGGCCCGCCCTAGCCGCCTACAACATATACGTTTTGGGCGGATCCTCCAGCTGCAGGATCGGCCGATCGATCTTGAACGCACCGATGTCCGACGAGGTCGTGCCCGCGAGCGCGAGGTCGCTGAGGATTCTCCCTATCACCGATGCGAACTTGAAGCCGTGGCCGCCGCCGACCGCGACGCTGACGTTGGGGTGTCCGGGCAGCGTATCCACGATGAAATCGCGGTCCGGAGTCAGCGCATAGAGACAGGTCTTCAAGCGGGTCACCGGTCCGAGCGCGCCCGGTAAATAGCGTTCGAGGAAGCCGGTGACGCGCGCGGTGATCTCGGCGTCCTCTTCGAAGCCGCGCGTCTCGGGGTCGACCGGCTTGCCGCCGGCATCTTGCGTCACCTTGACGGCGCCGGATTCGCCGAAGACCGGAAAGCCGTAGAACGACGGATCGTCCATCCAAATCCAGATCGGAAACGCGCCGAAGGCAAACGCTGCAAGATCGCGGGCGCCAAAATATATCGCCTGCTCCTTCGTCACTTCCATCGGGATGCACGCGCCGAGGTGCGCGAGCAAGCGCGGAGTCCACGACGCGGCTGCGATGACGAGCCTTCCGGCGGTGTAGCGCTCGCCGCCCGCCTCGACGTCGATCTCTCCGTCGCGCGCGCGCAGCGCGGTCACCGGCGCGTTCTCTCGCAGCGTCGCGCCGAACGCCCGAGCCGTCGTGCGGAGCGCCTCGCCGGCACGCTCGGCCGCAACGATGCCGCTATCGGCTTGAAAGAGCCCGCGAACGTCGTCGCCGATCTTCCAGACGGGCCAGCGCTTGCGAATCTCCGCGGCGTCGAGCTCTTCGAACGGCACGTCGCAAACGCGCATCGAATTCGCGTAATTCGAGAGCGGAATCGCACCGTCGATCGGACCGATATCGAGGCCGCCGGTCTTGAAGACGACCTGCTCGCCCGAGTCGCTCTCGAGAGCGTCCCACGCCGCGTACGCCTCTTTGGCGAGACGAACGTAGGCCGGCGTGAAGTAGGAGAGCCTGATGATGCGCGACCAGTCGTGCGAACTGCCGCGCGCGTGGCCGAGCTCGAACTGTTCGAGACCGAGAACGCGCGCGCCGCGCTTAGCGAGCCAGTAGGCGGCGCCGCTCCCCAGCGCGCCGAGCCCGAGAACGATCGCATCGTAGTCGCGCGCCACTTACATCCCGCGTTCCGCCAGGTAGCGGCGAATGTCGAGGCTGGCATCTTCCATCGGGGCGTAGTAGCCGAAGCGGAAGGCGCGCGATCGCATGCCGGCCTGCACGCTCTCGCATATCTTCCAGTCCTGCCGGTTGACGAGGTCCCAGAAGTCCGCGACGTCGCCCGCATCGAACCCGGGCTTCGCCATTTCGTCGGGGTGAAAGAGAAAGTCGCAGAGGATCGTCGTCTTCGACGGGCCGTGCGGCCAGATCGAGAACGCGGCGACGTGATCGGCCGAGAGGCTGAGCATGAAGTTGGGATAGATCAACTCGCCTTTATGGCGCGTTCGCTCGTCGTCGCTGAGCGTCGCGAACGGCGCGCGGCTGCTCGTACCGCTGGCGGTGAAGGTCCAGGCGCCTTCCCGATGCGGTATGCCCCGGTCCCAATCCAGTTCTGAGCCGCCGCGCTGCTTGAACGCCGGAACGATGCGGCAGAGTTCGGGGTGCACGCCGGCGCAGTGATAACACTCGTTGTAGTTCTCGAGCATCACTTTCCAGTTCGCCTCGACGTCGTAGCGGAGCGAGCGAGCGACCTGCAATTCGGCGAGCGGATAGCGCTCGAGACGCTGGGGAACCGGGCCGAGTTGCTGCGCCAACGTCGGACGGTCGTCGCCGCGCCCGAGGTTGACGAAGAGAAAGCCGCCCCACTCGGCAACCTCGACGCGATGGAGCCGTCGCGCCTCCGGCGGCACGTCCTCGGACGCAACGAACGGCGACGCGACGAGACGG
The Candidatus Binatia bacterium DNA segment above includes these coding regions:
- a CDS encoding FMN-binding negative transcriptional regulator — translated: MYLPPAFEVTDRAWIAELIARHPFALLVTGEAYPRASHLPIVAQASDDGLRLVGHVAAANPHAESIRQGAPATIVFEGAHAYVSASWYERPYETVPTWNYTAVHVAGRLRECDARDALQLLIDRVEGDEPGAWDPANLDPDYLANQIRGIVAFELRAERVLAKAKLSQNRTESDRRRVIAKLVASSDQTERECGEAMLGGPP
- the solA gene encoding N-methyl-L-tryptophan oxidase, whose amino-acid sequence is MARDYDAIVLGLGALGSGAAYWLAKRGARVLGLEQFELGHARGSSHDWSRIIRLSYFTPAYVRLAKEAYAAWDALESDSGEQVVFKTGGLDIGPIDGAIPLSNYANSMRVCDVPFEELDAAEIRKRWPVWKIGDDVRGLFQADSGIVAAERAGEALRTTARAFGATLRENAPVTALRARDGEIDVEAGGERYTAGRLVIAAASWTPRLLAHLGACIPMEVTKEQAIYFGARDLAAFAFGAFPIWIWMDDPSFYGFPVFGESGAVKVTQDAGGKPVDPETRGFEEDAEITARVTGFLERYLPGALGPVTRLKTCLYALTPDRDFIVDTLPGHPNVSVAVGGGHGFKFASVIGRILSDLALAGTTSSDIGAFKIDRPILQLEDPPKTYML
- a CDS encoding aromatic ring-hydroxylating dioxygenase subunit alpha produces the protein MTLEPSLTREAYWDDAFFAREREAIFWDQWFYVGRADRLDGAGAYTVLDVAGESVILVRAEDGIYAHLNFCRHRGSRLLCGDGVVRATIRCPYHSWAYALDGRLVASPFVASEDVPPEARRLHRVEVAEWGGFLFVNLGRGDDRPTLAQQLGPVPQRLERYPLAELQVARSLRYDVEANWKVMLENYNECYHCAGVHPELCRIVPAFKQRGGSELDWDRGIPHREGAWTFTASGTSSRAPFATLSDDERTRHKGELIYPNFMLSLSADHVAAFSIWPHGPSKTTILCDFLFHPDEMAKPGFDAGDVADFWDLVNRQDWKICESVQAGMRSRAFRFGYYAPMEDASLDIRRYLAERGM